GTGTTTGCTCATAGTTTTAAAGCCTTCTTTCGTTAACATAGTGCTAAGAAAATTTTTAATAATTATAACATATTTGTTATAAGATTGGGAGAAAAATTTTACGAAACCTTTACTAAACAATTTAAAATCAATAACTTTAAGTTTTTATTATTATTATTATTTTTGCCAAAATAGCTAAAATCAATAATAATTTATAGTCTAGCCGCCCTTATAAAACATAAAAACGCCTCATTAATGAAGCGCCTTTATTTATCTGATTTCTTTTTACACTTGCTGAATTTTGTTTCTTTCTGGCAGTTAGGGCAATACATCTTTTTGTTTTTTGCATTACCGTTTATTTTTGAAATACGCTGTTTAAATGTTAAGTCTACGTTTTCACCGCATTCATCGCACACCCAATTATAATTAAGTGTGCTCCAATGCGTAAGGATACTGCCACTTACTAGAAGGAGAACCATTCCGGTGATAAACATTATAAGATCTAACATAGCGCCTATAAGAGCAAGGGCTATAGACACTACGCAAAATATAATACCAAATACTAGCTCAGCCTTGTTTTTCATATTAAAACTCCTTTACAAAAGTATTTAAAATATATCAAGCACCGGATATGCATTTTGGTCTAGAGAACAAAAATCCCCTTTTAAATATCTGAAATATCCTGCCGAAGCTATCATTGCTGCGTTATCTGTTGAGTATTTTATGTCTGGCAAAAAAAGTTTAATGCCTTCTTTTTGAGCTTTTTGAATAAATGCTTGCCTGAGCGCTCCGTTAGCGGATACGCCGCCTGCAATGGCAATTTTATCGATCTTTAGCTTTTTCGCTGCTAAAAACGTATTTTTTAAAAGCACATCTACAACTGCTTTTTGAAAAGACGCCGCAATGTTAGGAAAACTTATGTCTTCTTTTTTCATCGAAGCTTTGTTGATTTCGTTTATGACTGCGGTTTTAAGGCCGCTGAAGCTAAAATCCAAATGTTTCTGGCCTTTAAATCCCTGTGGAAAGTCGTATGTTATACTGCCGCTTTGAGCCAGCTTTTCAAGCTCCGGCCCTCCGGGATAATTAAGCCCTAAAACCCTTGCTATCTTGTCGAAAGCCTCGCCTGCCGCATCGTCCCTTGTTTCCCCCTAAAGGCTCATACTCCCCATAATCCGATACTTTTATTATGTTAGTATGGCCGCCGGACACTATGAGGCAGATAAACGGCGGTGTTAAATCCTTTGAAGATATATAGTTAGAACAAATATGCCCTTCTATATGATTGACTTTTACAAGCGGCTTTTTGTACGCGTAGGCAAGTGCCTTGGCATAAGATACCCCTGTTAACAAAGCTCCTACTAGGCCCGGCCCGACAGTGACTGCAAAAGCATCTATCTCATCTATGACAAGACCAGATTCACTAACAGCATCTGAAACTACATAAGGCAGCTTGTCTATATGCTTCCTAGATGCTATCTCAGGAACAACCCCGCCGAAAAGCCTGTGTGTCATCGCCTGGGTATAAACAGCATTCGATAAGACTTCCCTTCCGCCTTTAACTACTGCGGCTGCTGTTTCATCACAAGACGTCTCTATCGCCAAAATATTTAAAGAAGTATCTTTAATCATGCATAACCTCTTTTTTTAAGGCTCTTATAGCTTATATACATAATTAGCAATGACAAAATGTATCCCGCACCAAAAGTTGCCAGTATGACTGTGACCAGGCTTTCAAAGAATGCGCTTGGTACCATTAAAATAAGTATGTCCGTTGAAGGGTCTAAAAGCCATAAGTCGTTTACAAAGAATATCTTATGAAACATTATCCAAAAAGAGTCAAAATCTATTGCGGCATAAGCTCCTATGCCTAGAAACAACGCCAAAATTATAAAAAACATAATCATAGATTTTCTAATGAAGTATGCTGTCCATATATGCCTTTTTGAAATTATCAACAAAAGCAGTAGGACTGATGAAATTATAACAGCGATATTTCTAACTATCATTGCACTTAAATAAAGATAGCGAACGTCTTCCATATGGCTTTTTTCACGGTCGTTAAATACTTCCCTTGAAACGCCGTTAATACTCGCCGTTATATCCATGTCGTCTCTTTCGCCTTTTGTGTAACCTAAAAGTACAGAGGTGACTTCGTCTAATTCTTCTTCCGAAATGCCTATCGCCTCTGCACGGTCTAATCTTTGATATTGAGTTTTATAAAATCCCTCATTAACGGCAAAAATGTCTATAGCCGTCAACAAAATTGCAAGTATCAGAGAAACAGAGAAAACCACTGATGCTAAAAACATAGTCGCCTTTTTCATGATTTTTTAAAATCTACCTTTCCAGTGTTTGTCTTCATTCTCCCGTATTGCTTTCCCGTATTTTTTAAACGATACTATTACATATATTATCATTATTAGGGGAGCCGATATAGCCAGGGCATAAAGAGCTATTCCACCAAGTAAGAACTCTAACCCAGCGAAGACTATCATATCAATCCCCAATATCAAATAAAACTTCCTAGCAGTTTTGGAAGCTTGTTCCCTTATTTTTTCAGGATAATTTTCCTCTACTTTTTTATGGCCTTTTACACCGATTACCAGCAAATAAACACCGATTACGATGATAATAAGCATCCAAAATGTTGTGTCAAAGCCAACTTCATTTGTTGCGGCTGCCGCTGCCTCATCCATATTTTTTCTCTACTCCTTTATAAAAACTTTTCTAATTTCGCTTTAATCCTTTGGAGCGCATTGTCAACAGACTTTATAGATTTGCCAAGTTCACTAGATATCTCTATATAGCTTTTACCTTCTAGATAACATGCCAAAACCCTCTTTTCAAGCGGGGAGAGCATCCCATCTATCTTGACTTCCATATGGTCAAAATTCTCTTTATCTATAAAGATCTCTTCAGGGTCCTGCGCCCTTGCAGTAGGTATCAGATCCATTAAGGTCTTATCAGACTCTTCATCGTAAACCGGCTTGCTTAAAGACACATATGAATTTAAAAATATATGTTTTTGCCGAGTAGCCGATTTAATAGCAGTTATTATCTGACGGGTTATGCAAAGCTCTGCGAATGCCCTGAAACAGCACTGTTTACCTTCTTTAAAGTCGCGGATAGCCTTATATAGCCCGATCATACCTTCCTGTACTATATCTTCTTTGTCTGCTCCAATAATGAAATAAGACTTTGCCTTTGCCTTTGCAAAATTCTTATACTTATTAAGCAGATATTCAAGCGCCAATCCGTCCCCATCATTTGCCAAAAATGCTACGTCTTCATCTTTCATAAGTTTATAACCAAGAAGATAGGCCTTTTTATCAAGTTTAACGCCATTTTCAGGTGATCCGGCCGGCTTGTTTATATATTCATTTGGCAAAAATTATTCGCTCCTTTTAAGAAACTATTTATATATTATATTATTTTCGACTATATTAAGTCAAATTTTTTGTTTTATCCTGCCTTCTCTTCTCAAACATCAAAACCGCTGCCGCTGCCGAGGCATTAAGCGATTCTATCTTTCCCATAAGTTCAATACTTACTTTATAATCACAGTTTTTAGAGACAAGCGGGCTTATTCCCTCGCCCTCATCTCCGATAACCAATGCTATCTTGCCGCTTAGGTCTGTTTTTAAAACGTCCTGCCCGTCCATAACCGCTGCAGCTGTCCAGTAACCTGCCTGCTTTAATTTATCAAGCGCCTGCGAAATATTTGAAACCCTTGCGACTTTTACATATTCAAGCGCCCCGCAGGAAGCCTTATTGGCCGCACTGTTTAAAGGGGCACTGCGGCGCTTTGCCATAATTATGCCATCCGCCCCAAGACACTCGGCACTTCTTATTATAGCACCTACATTGTTTATATCGGTAACTCCGTCAAGCAGTATTATAAGCGAAGAATCTTTATCTTGTGCTGCTGAAATTATATCTTCAACTTCTGCATATTCAAGCGCGCTTACGAATGCCGCTACACCCTGATGGTTAGCCGTTATATTATTTCGTCCGAACGGCATACAAATTTCGTCTAAATACCTTTTGTCTTTTTTTATTACTACTATTTTTCTATCCCGTGCAAGTCCTTCTATCTCTTTTATTGATCCGTCCGTAGTACCTTCGGCAATTATTACCTTGTCGATACTTCGGCCGCTTTTTACCGCTTCTCTTACGGTATTCCTTCCATATATTATATCATCACTGTCCATTTGTCATCTCCCAAAAACGTTTCTTTGATTCTGCTGATCTGCCGCAGCTCATCTTTCCCTCGTTGCAAGTATGGTTTATACATGAAGGGCCGCCTAATGAAAATATGTTAGGAGCAACTTTGTATACAAGCCTAAACATCTCCCAGGCAACTTCCCTTATCTCCCATTGCGCCCTGAAACAGCACCTTAACTCAAAGAAATGTAAAAGCTCCCTCGCATTCATGGTGACTATTATCTTGGTCTCGCAGGCATTTGGCAATACGAACCTGGCATCTTCATTAGACTTCTCACCTGCATTTCCAAGCGCATCTACCCACTCGTTATACCAGCCTTGCAAGGTATTCATCTGGCTGTTAAATTTTAAAACTGCCTCTTCCCCAAGCGCCTCAATAGAAGGCGGAACTACGTATGCAAAAACCCCCTGCTCGTTTTTCGCCCCCACATACCGCTGGGATTTCACACAAAAGCTGGCCAAGCGGTGCCGCGTTATCTGTGCTAAAAGAGCCCTTGAAACCCCTTCTATGCCAAATGTAAAAGAAGCATGTTCTATCGGCGCCAAATGGTTCATCTTTATAAGCGTTTTTATAAAGCCCGCGCATTTATCCGCTGAAATACCATTAGCTATCTCTTTTATCTCCGCATCTGAATAGCATAATTTAGCGCAAAGTGCTATTGCCTCTTCCGGATTCGGCGTATGAGTAAGAAGATACACCCTACTTTTAACTTGTCCCACTTTTTTCACTCCTTAAAAAAATCGCTCAATATTATCTTAAACAGTTCATCCAGCCTGCTTTTTTTACCTGTTATATATAAATAGCCTATCAAAGTCTCAAATCCTGTCGCATGCCGGTAGTCGTTGACCGTCATGTTTTTGGGCACGCTTGATTTTGCGTTTCTCCCGCGTGTAAATACTTCTTTTTCCTGTTCTGTCAGTATTTCAAATACTTGCTTAAAACTTTTGTTCTGTGCTCTGGCATTTACTATATCCGCTGCTTTTTGATGAATGGCGGATATTACTCCCAAATCGTTTTTCACTAAAAAAGAGCGTACGTACAAATCATAGACAGTGTCGCCCAAATAGGCTAACTCTATTGCATTTAACTGACTTGCTTCCTGCTCTTTTAACGGTAAAAGCGAAATATTAAATTTTTCATCAAAATTATTTTGCATATTACCTTTATTAAAGCTATTTTTTAGTTTTGTTCCTCCAAAAAATCCTTAAGGCCATTAAAAATAGTCCTGGCTACTTCCTGCTGATAACTGTCTGTTGAAAGGAGTTCGTCATCCTCCTCGTTAGATAAAAAACCGCACTCTACTAATACTGCAGGTGAGTTGCCCGCTCTTAGTATATAAAAGTTTTCCTCTTTTGCAACCCTTGGTTTATGTTCGGATAGCTCGTTTAATCTATCCTGTAAAGCCTCTGCAAGCTCTTTTGACACTTCCGACCCCGGATATGAAAATACCTGCGGGCCGCCTACGCTTGAATCTACATATTTGTTCATATGTATACTTAGCATAAAGTCTACTTCTCCCTGGCATACTATCACTCCTCTTGCCTGCATATCACTATCTTTAGTGGTACCAAGTGCTTCGTCTGTATCCCTGGTCATAACAACTGTCGCTCCGGCACTTTCAAGTATACCCTTTAAGTTTTTACTAACTGCTAAATTGATATCAGCTTCTTTTGCACCTGTAAATGTGCCGATAGCACCGGAATCAAACCCGCCATGCCCTGCATCTACAACGATGCAAAGGCCTCTAAACAACTCTCCTACGTTACTTTCAGCATCATCAGTTGTATTTACAGTATCCTGCGTATCGTTTGTTAAATCCTGCCCAAGAGTGGCCAAAGTTCCTTCACTGTTAAGTTCAAATAAAACCAAAACTACAGCGATAAAGAAAAATAAAATTACCAAAGTAGTTAAAAATTTCTCAGGTTTAATTTTTTTCGGCATTTCCCTTCCCATCAAGATATTTGATAATATCTTTCCTTTAAAAATTTCCCCTTGCGATTATAATAACTTATTTGTCATTATATGTATAGTAATAAAAATATATTTTTTTAAGGAAAAAACCCGAAACCGGTAAAATATTATACCATTAAAAATGGCAGAAAGTTCTCTTCCTGCCATTTTTATTTTATTATAATTTTCTTAAAGTTTAGGTATAGAACTAAGCCCGGAATGCAACTGCTCATCTGTGTAGTTGATTTTCTTAAGTTTGCCTGCCATATACTCTTCATATGCCGCCAAATCGAAATCGCCGTGGCCGCTTAAGTTAAACAATATTGTCTTAGCCTCGCCTCTTTCTTTTAGCTCCTTAGCATGTGCTATTACACTTGCTATTGCATGTGCAGATTCAGGTGCCGGAAGTATTCCTTCTGTTCTTGCAAAAAGTATAGCAGAGTCGAATACGTCTACCTGATCCTTAGCTTCCGCCTTTATTAACTTGTCATGATAAAGCTGGCCTAATAACGGAGAATCTCCGTGATACCTAAGGCCGCCCGCGTGTATACCGTCTGGCATATACTCATGCCCTAAGGTATATGTTTTCATGAGCGGTGTGAACATAGACATATCGCCGTAGTCATATGCAAAGACGCCTTTTGTGAGTTTTGGGCAAGCTGTTGGCTCTATTGCTATAAATTCTATTTCTTTGTTATCTCTTAACTTATCCATCATGAAAGGATATGCAATACCGCCAAAGTTAGATCCGCCACCGTTGCATCCGATTATGATATCTGGATAATCATCCATTACCTCAAACTGCTTTTTAGCTTCCTGACCTATTATTGTCTGATGCAGTATTACATGGTTTAAAACGCTTCCTAATGAATAGTTTGTGTCGCTGTTCTTTGCAGCAACTTCAACAGCTTCGCTTATAGCTATAGCTAAACTTCCGCTGCAATCAGGGTCTTTTGCTAAAATGGCTTTGCCAACTTCAGTAACATTGCTTGGGCTTGAATAGATATCTGCCCCGTATGTTCTCATGAGTATCTTTCTATATGGTTTTTGGTCATAAGAAACTCTAACCATGAATACAGTACATTCCATGCCTAACTTAGCACATGCAATGGACAGCGCAGAACCCCACTGGCCTGCACCTGTTTCCGTAGTCAGTTTTTTTATTCCTTCTTTTTTATTGTAATAAGCTTGCGCCATAGCAGTATTTAACTTATGGCTTCCCGATGTATTTGCACCTTCGTATTTAAAATATATACGTGCCGGCGTATCAAGCGCTTTTTCTAAATCTTTTGCCCTAACAAGCGGAGACGGCCTAAAGACCTTATACATCTCCTGCAGTTCTTCCGGTATATCAATAAAACGTTCCGTAGACATCTCCTGTTCGATGAGTGCCATTGGAAAAATCGCAGATAAATCACTTGGCTGCGCTGGTTGTTTAGTTACCGGGCTTAAATAAGGGTGGATTTTGTTCGGCATATCTGCCGCAATGTTGTACCATTGTTTTGGAAGGCTCTTCTCGTCTAAAAATACTCTTCTTGGTGTGTTTTTAATCATCTCTTCTCGTCTCCTAACATATTTATTTTAAGATTTGATAGAGATATTTTACTTCTGTGCCAATTTTTTGTCAAGGTTTTGCAAAAGTATATATTAAAGTAGCTTGACTTTTTAATGCCCCATATATAATATTTAAATATTAAACCAGACTATAAAAAAACCTTTAAAGGAGTTTTAAATATATGCAAAAATCCATGGACAAGATAATCAGCTTATGCAAACAGCGCGGTTTTATATTTTCAGGGTCCGAAATTTATGGTGGTCTTGCCAATACCTGGGACTACGGCCCTTTAGGCGTAGAATTTAAAAATAACGTTAAAGCGGCATGGTGGAATAAGTTTATACATAAGTCTCCCTATAACATAGGGCTTGACTGTGCAATTTTAATGAACCCGCAAGTTTGGGTAGCATCCGGGCACGTCGGCGGATTCAACGACCCTTTGATGGACTGCAAAGCCTGCCACGAAAGGTTTAGAGCAGACAAAATAATAGAAGACTATGTCAATGAAAATGGCCTTGACATCGATATAAACGGAGCCTCAAACGACAGGCTCGAAGAGATAATAAAAGAATACGCCATACCCTGCCCTTCCTGCGGTAAAAACGATTTTACAAAAATAAGAAAGTTTAACTTAATGTTTAAGACTTTCCAAGGCGTTACGGAGGATTCTGCTGCGGAAATTTACCTTCGCCCGGAAACGGCGCAGGGCATTTTTGTCAATTTCAAAAATGTTATGAGGGTATCCAGAAAAAAACTGCCTTTTGGCATCGGCCAAATAGGCAAATCATTTAGAAATGAAATCACTCCGGGCAACTTTACCTTCAGAACAAGGGAATTCGAACAGATGGAACTTGAGTTTTTCTGTGCTCCGGAAGAAGAATTTAAGTGGTTTAAGTATTGGAAGGACTATTGTCACAACTGGCTTTTAAACCTAGGTTTAAAACAAGAAAATATAAAACTAAGAGACCACGAAAAAGAAGAGCTTTCGCATTACTCAAATGCAACTACAGACATAGAATATCTATTCCCGTTCGGCTGGGGCGAGCTCTGGGGCATTGCGGACAGAACGGATTTTGACTTAAAACAGCATCAGAACCATTCCGGTGAAAACTTAGAGTATATAGACCCTGAAAACGGAAAGCGCTTTTTGCCGTATTGCATAGAGCCGTCTCTTGGTGCAGACCGTGTTGCTCTTGCATTTTTATGCGACGCATACGACGAAGAAACTCTTGAGTCCGGTGATATAAGGACAGTTCTTCACCTGCATCCGGCCCTTTCTCCTTTTAAAGCTGCGGTATTGCCGCTTCAAAAGAAACTTTCACCCAAGGCAGATAAAGTTTATGAAAAGCTCTCTTCCTGCTTTAATACAGATTATGACTTAACCGGAAGCATAGGGAAAAGATACCGCCGCCAGGATGAAATAGGAACTCCTTACTGCATAACAGTAGACTTCGATACTTTAAACGATGACACCGTTACAGTTAGAGACAGGGATACTATGCAACAGCTGCGTATGAAGATCGATGAAGTAGCGCCGTTTATCTTAACAAAACTCAGGTTTTAAAAAGTTTCATTGTTTTATAAAAATATATATTAAGCTGTCACCCATTTTTTAGCCTCTGCGTATTATACATTGTAAACCAAACAAAAAAATGTTATTTCAAGGAGGATTTTTAAAATGGGTTGTGGTTGCGATAACAATAATTGCCTTTGGATTATCTTACTACTTTGCTGCTGCTGTGGGAATGGTAATAATTCCTTTTTCGGAGGAAGCGGGTGTGGAGACAATTCCTGTAGCTGCATCTTACCTATCATCATACTTCTCTGCTGCTGCGGCGGGTGCGGATGCTCAAAGTGCTAGTTTGAACCTTTTAGAAAAGAGCTTCACCTATTTAGGTGAGGCTTTTTTCTTTTGCCAAATACGTAAATATTTTATAAAAATCCCTCATATAATCTTTTTGAGGTGCATATTTTATGAACAATCGTATTTTCTTTGCCTTAAAGATAATCTTGGTATCTATTCTCACTCTGTTTTGCTTAATGCTGTCTGAAAGTTTCGCTATGGACCCTACGTTTTACGAAGGCCTTAAAAAAACTGTATTTAAAGTAAACAGCGAAGTCCTTTTAGTTGCACGCTGCATGTGTATGCTCTCTCTCGCAATATCCTTTTCTATATACTTATCAAGCAAAGACGTATCAACTTTAAGCGATGCGCTTTTGTTTTTCCTGCTTACCTTGATGCTCTTCCCATTATATAGCTATATATTTTATCAATTAGAAAGCTTAAACGGCGCCCTTTTGACACTTGGAATATTGTTCGTATCCTCAGTTGTATTGTTTGAACGGGTATTTGAAAAAAATAAAGTATGCTCTTATATAATACTTCCTACCATCCTTTGGATAGGCTTTTGCCTTTTTCTAAACTACGAGCTTGCATTTCTCAACTAACTCCCTTAAACACTTAAAATTTAAGTTATTGATGAACTTAAATAAAACTGATATAATTTATTTAAATTGTTTCTTTTAAAGGAACAAAATAAATAATGCAGGGTATCTTTTTTAAGAACCTGAGCGGAGGTAAAATGAACAGTAAAACAAAAAAATTGGTGCTCAATAGCGCCCTGGCAGCAATCTGTATCGTCCTTGGTGTAACGCCTATCGGCTATATACCGATAGGGCCAGTACAAATAACGCTGCTTTGCCTGCCTGTTGCAGTCGGCACGCTTACCTTAGGTTTAAGAAGCGGCCTTTTTCTTGGATTTATATTTGGTGCAACAATCTTTTTTCAGATGCTGGCAGCCCCAACTGCCGTGATAACCGTCTTGATGTCTGATTCTTTATTCTGGGTAAAGATGCCTTTAATAATCTTTATCCCGCGGTTATTGGTACCAATAGCCACTTATCTCGTATACAAAGCCATGTCTAAAAGTGACAAACACAATTATTTGTCTCTGACCGTTTCATCAGTTGCAGCGTCACTTACGAACACAGTGTTTTTCTTAGGCATGCTGCTTGCCCTGTTTATTAACATATCGGCTGTAAATTTAGCATTTGTCGGATCTTTGGTTCTAACAAACGGCATCCCGGAAGCTATTTTTATGGGAATAATTTGCCCGCCGATCGTTAGAGCCCTTAAGCATATACAAATATAACTTATACGAAGGGAAAAAATTAAAGTCGTGATTTTTGTTTTGGATTTAGGAAACACTAATATAAAGTGCGGTGTCTTTAAAGAAGATAAGCTTATACATTCATTTAAATTAAGTACTTTAGCTGATAAAACAGCAGATGAATATGGAATAGTGATATGCGCATCTTTAGAAAGATACAATATTTCACCATCTGATATAAACGGTGTTATAATTTCTTCTGTCATTCCGTCCGTTAATTATACTTTAGACCATATGTGCCGTATGTACTTTAACATAAGGCCCATGTTCGTAAGCCCCGGCATAAAGACCGGTATAAATATAAAGTATAAGGACCCAAAAGAGTTAGGAGCGGATAGGATCGTTAATGCAGTTGCCTCTTATAACCTTTACGGAGGCCCTACAATTATCATAGACTTTGGAACAGCCACAACTTTTGGCGTTATATCAAAAGAAGGGGATTTTTTGGGTGGGGCGATATGCCCCGGGATCAAAATAGCTACGGAAGCACTTACAAAAAATGCAGCCAAGCTGCCCCATGTGGAATTGACCGTACCGGAAAGTGTAATTGGCACCGGTACAATAACTTCCATGCAATCCGGTATTATATTTGGATATGTAGGTACGGTGGAATACTTGATTACTAAAATGAAAGAAAATGTCCCGAAGGCTAAAGTCGTCGCTACGGGCGGGCTATTTAATATAGTTGCGCCGCTGACTAAAAAGATAGACATAATAAACCCTACTCTTACTTTAACCGGGCTAAACATCTTATATAAAAAGAATTTTACTCAGAATTGATATATAATCTTGAACGAGAGGAGAAATTATTTTGAAGAGTGTAAATATAGATTTACTTGGTCTTGGCAACGTCGGTTCTGGCGTGTATAAGATTTTATCCGGAAATAAAAAAGACATTATGCATAGAGAAGGGCTCGATATTAACATAAAAAAGATATTGGTCCGCGACAAAACTAAAAAGCGCTTGGTAGATGTACCTGAGTCTTTACTCACTGAAGATTTCAACGATATCATAAACGACAATACCGTTTCTATAATCGCAGAGTCCATAGGCGGCGTAGAACCTGCAAAAGACTATATAATGCGTGCTATGAAAAGCGGCAAGTCAGTCGTCACTGCTAATAAGGAGCTAATAGCAAAACACTGGCCGGTTCTTAATAAAACTGCCCAGGATAACGGCGTTGGTTTATACTTTGAGGCAAGCGTGTGCGGTGGGATCCCGATTATAAGAACTATCTGGGATTCTCTACAGGCTAATAATTTCTCTTATATAATGGGGATAATAAACGGGACGACAAACTATATACTCTCAACTATGATGGAGCAAGGCCGGGATTATCTAGATGTCTTAAAAGAGGCGCAGGCTAAGGGCTATGCCGAGCCAGACCCTAAAAACGACGTAGAAGGTTACGACGCAGTATATAAACTGTCCATACTTTCTTCACTTGCTTTCCACGCACGTGTTCCGCTTGAATTCATATACAGTGAGGGCATAACTAACATAACAAGGGAAGACATAGACAGTGCAAGAGAGCTTGGGTACGTCATAAAGCTTTTGGCCATCGGCAAAAAAAGTGAAAACACCATTGAAGTGCGCGTCCACCCTACTATGATAAAGGCCTCCCATCCGCTTGCTAGCGTACGTGATGCATTTAATGCAGTATTTATGTACGGCAGTGCAGTTGGCGAGATGATGCTGTATGGAAAAGGTGCAGGAGACCTGCCTACTGGAAGCGCAGTCGTCTCAGACATTATAATGGCAAGCAGGTGTAGCGAGCATAGGTATACAACATTTAAAAATACGGAAAGCGTATCAAACGATATAACGTTTAACAACAACTGGCAAAGCGCTTTTTACGTCAATATGATCTCTATGGACAGGCCGGGCGTATTAGCCAAAGTTGCCGGGATATTTGCCAAATATAATGTAAGTGTTGCTTCTGTTATACAAAAAAACAGGAACTCTTCTGAAGTGCCACTTATATTTATAACACACAAGGCAAAAGAAATTTCGTTTAAACAGGCTATTTCAGAAATAAAAGAACTAAGCGATGTAATAGCCATTAAAAACAC
The sequence above is drawn from the Eubacteriales bacterium genome and encodes:
- a CDS encoding tryptophan-rich sensory protein; its protein translation is MNNRIFFALKIILVSILTLFCLMLSESFAMDPTFYEGLKKTVFKVNSEVLLVARCMCMLSLAISFSIYLSSKDVSTLSDALLFFLLTLMLFPLYSYIFYQLESLNGALLTLGILFVSSVVLFERVFEKNKVCSYIILPTILWIGFCLFLNYELAFLN
- a CDS encoding ECF transporter S component; this translates as MNSKTKKLVLNSALAAICIVLGVTPIGYIPIGPVQITLLCLPVAVGTLTLGLRSGLFLGFIFGATIFFQMLAAPTAVITVLMSDSLFWVKMPLIIFIPRLLVPIATYLVYKAMSKSDKHNYLSLTVSSVAASLTNTVFFLGMLLALFINISAVNLAFVGSLVLTNGIPEAIFMGIICPPIVRALKHIQI
- a CDS encoding type III pantothenate kinase: MIFVLDLGNTNIKCGVFKEDKLIHSFKLSTLADKTADEYGIVICASLERYNISPSDINGVIISSVIPSVNYTLDHMCRMYFNIRPMFVSPGIKTGINIKYKDPKELGADRIVNAVASYNLYGGPTIIIDFGTATTFGVISKEGDFLGGAICPGIKIATEALTKNAAKLPHVELTVPESVIGTGTITSMQSGIIFGYVGTVEYLITKMKENVPKAKVVATGGLFNIVAPLTKKIDIINPTLTLTGLNILYKKNFTQN
- a CDS encoding homoserine dehydrogenase, with the translated sequence MKSVNIDLLGLGNVGSGVYKILSGNKKDIMHREGLDINIKKILVRDKTKKRLVDVPESLLTEDFNDIINDNTVSIIAESIGGVEPAKDYIMRAMKSGKSVVTANKELIAKHWPVLNKTAQDNGVGLYFEASVCGGIPIIRTIWDSLQANNFSYIMGIINGTTNYILSTMMEQGRDYLDVLKEAQAKGYAEPDPKNDVEGYDAVYKLSILSSLAFHARVPLEFIYSEGITNITREDIDSARELGYVIKLLAIGKKSENTIEVRVHPTMIKASHPLASVRDAFNAVFMYGSAVGEMMLYGKGAGDLPTGSAVVSDIIMASRCSEHRYTTFKNTESVSNDITFNNNWQSAFYVNMISMDRPGVLAKVAGIFAKYNVSVASVIQKNRNSSEVPLIFITHKAKEISFKQAISEIKELSDVIAIKNTIRVED